One window of Candidatus Methylomirabilota bacterium genomic DNA carries:
- the lptB gene encoding LPS export ABC transporter ATP-binding protein translates to MSPSNQRTLRADNLVKSFKGRTVVTGVSISLEAGEVVGLLGPNGAGKTTTFYMVLGLLKPDRGHVMLNGEDVTDLPVYKRARKGLGFLPQEPSIFRKLTVEQNVMAILEILDLSEEERRKRLESLLQELDLTHLAKSKAYTLSGGERRRAEITRALVTSPDFMLLDEPFAGIDPIAIADIQAIIARLKQKGVGVLITDHNVRETLQIVDRAYLIYEGKVLVSGTAQELASDERAREIYLGERFSL, encoded by the coding sequence GTGAGCCCGTCGAACCAACGGACCCTCCGAGCAGACAACCTTGTCAAGTCGTTTAAGGGTCGAACAGTCGTAACCGGCGTCAGTATCAGTCTCGAAGCCGGAGAGGTGGTTGGCCTGCTGGGGCCCAACGGCGCCGGGAAGACGACGACCTTCTACATGGTTCTTGGGCTGTTAAAGCCGGATCGCGGCCATGTCATGTTGAATGGGGAAGATGTCACCGACCTTCCGGTGTACAAGCGAGCCCGCAAGGGCTTAGGGTTTCTCCCGCAGGAGCCCTCGATCTTCCGCAAGCTGACAGTAGAACAGAACGTAATGGCGATCCTGGAGATTCTGGACCTGTCAGAAGAGGAGCGACGGAAACGGCTTGAGAGCCTCCTCCAGGAGTTGGATCTCACCCACCTTGCCAAGAGCAAGGCCTACACGCTCTCAGGTGGCGAGCGTCGCAGAGCGGAGATCACTCGAGCCTTGGTGACCTCCCCGGATTTCATGCTGCTGGACGAGCCGTTCGCGGGCATTGATCCCATTGCGATAGCCGATATTCAGGCCATTATCGCTCGGCTCAAGCAGAAGGGTGTGGGGGTCCTGATAACCGATCACAATGTGCGGGAGACCTTGCAGATCGTAGATCGCGCGTATCTGATCTACGAAGGCAAGGTATTAGTCTCCGGAACAGCCCAAGAGTTGGCATCCGACGAGCGCGCCAGGGAGATCTACCTGGGCGAACGGTTCAGCCTGTAA
- a CDS encoding DUF2283 domain-containing protein: protein MKVTYDQRTDTLSVILKENVLVAESDEDKPGVILDYDEQGNLVSLEVLDASKRVTEARKIEFQTTA from the coding sequence ATGAAAGTCACCTATGACCAGAGGACGGACACACTGAGCGTCATCCTAAAGGAGAACGTACTGGTTGCCGAGAGCGACGAGGACAAACCGGGTGTGATCCTGGACTACGACGAGCAGGGAAATCTTGTCTCTCTCGAGGTCCTCGATGCTTCGAAGCGGGTTACGGAGGCGCGGAAGATAGAATTTCAGACTACGGCATGA
- the rpoN gene encoding RNA polymerase factor sigma-54 — protein sequence MAFEAKLSLRQMQKMVMTPMLQQAINLLQLSRMELLQAVRQEVEANPVLEEMIEDTEELDEAPALKSAAEEPTVEHNGEGQTTEIDWDSYLQDASDYRPSIQYESVDRFDSESMLTRSNSLQDHLLFQLHLAVRDQELLRLACLIIGELDDNGYLRSSIEELASLAGASLESMESALRLIQSFDPAGVGARDLRECLLIQLRTRSEEHAVAEAIVNSYLHDLERHRFGKLAAALGLSLREVQQAVTLIASLEPKPGKNYSSEEPQYITPDVYILKIDGRLLVALNEDGLPRLRVSRYYRQILSKQALAPREARGYVEEKMRSALWFIRSIEQRKRTLIKVAESLVKYQRDFFEYGISHLKPLTLREVADDISMHESTISRVTTNKYVQTPQGLFGLKYFFHRGVSSTVGEVVSSRRVRDLVRRYLTEEDASKPLSDQKIVEILARVHGVEIARRTVAKYRGQLKIPSSNQRRYV from the coding sequence ATGGCGTTTGAAGCGAAGCTCAGTCTGCGACAGATGCAGAAGATGGTCATGACGCCGATGCTGCAGCAGGCGATCAACCTCTTGCAGTTATCGCGGATGGAGCTGCTTCAGGCAGTGCGGCAGGAGGTAGAGGCGAATCCGGTCCTGGAAGAGATGATAGAGGACACGGAGGAACTGGACGAGGCGCCGGCTTTGAAGTCGGCGGCCGAGGAACCGACGGTCGAGCACAATGGAGAAGGGCAAACCACAGAGATTGATTGGGACAGTTATCTTCAGGATGCCTCAGACTATCGGCCATCTATCCAATACGAGTCGGTCGATCGGTTCGATAGCGAAAGCATGCTTACCAGGTCGAACTCCCTTCAGGACCATCTGCTTTTCCAGCTTCACCTGGCTGTCAGGGATCAGGAACTTCTCAGGCTGGCCTGCCTCATCATTGGGGAGTTGGACGACAACGGATATCTGCGTAGCAGCATTGAGGAGCTGGCGTCGCTGGCCGGCGCTTCCTTGGAATCGATGGAATCAGCTCTTCGGCTTATCCAGAGTTTCGATCCGGCCGGGGTAGGGGCGCGGGATCTCCGAGAATGTCTGCTTATTCAACTCAGGACGCGGTCGGAGGAGCATGCGGTGGCTGAGGCTATTGTCAACAGTTACCTCCATGATCTGGAGCGCCACCGATTCGGGAAGCTTGCGGCTGCGCTGGGCTTGTCACTCAGAGAGGTGCAACAGGCGGTGACGCTCATCGCCTCTTTGGAGCCCAAACCTGGAAAGAACTACAGCAGTGAGGAACCACAATATATTACGCCCGATGTCTATATTCTCAAGATCGATGGACGATTGCTGGTGGCGCTGAATGAGGACGGTCTCCCACGCCTTCGGGTCAGTCGATATTATCGGCAGATCCTTTCCAAGCAAGCGCTTGCCCCGCGCGAGGCCCGGGGTTACGTTGAAGAGAAGATGCGCTCCGCCCTATGGTTCATCCGGAGCATTGAGCAGCGAAAACGGACGTTGATCAAGGTGGCCGAAAGCTTGGTCAAATACCAGAGGGATTTCTTCGAGTACGGGATCTCCCACCTCAAGCCCCTGACGCTTCGCGAAGTGGCCGATGACATCTCGATGCATGAGTCCACCATCAGTCGAGTGACCACGAATAAGTATGTCCAAACCCCGCAAGGACTATTCGGTCTGAAATACTTTTTTCATCGTGGTGTTTCATCAACCGTAGGTGAAGTCGTCTCTTCTCGTCGGGTGAGGGACTTGGTTCGCCGATACCTGACGGAAGAAGACGCCAGCAAGCCGCTGAGCGACCAGAAGATTGTGGAGATTCTGGCGAGGGTTCACGGAGTGGAGATCGCCCGTCGGACTGTAGCCAAGTATCGTGGTCAGCTCAAGATCCCCTCGTCCAATCAACGTCGCTACGTGTAA
- a CDS encoding dCTP deaminase gives MSIKSDKWIKRMAVEHQMIAPFEERQIRDGVISYGLSSYGYDIRVADEFKIFTNVNTTIVDPKCFDERSFVDFKGDVCIVPPNSFALARTIEYFRIPRNVLTVCLGKSSYARCGIILNVTPFEPEWEGFATLEISNTTPLPAKIYANEGIAQVIFFESDEPCLVSYGDKKGKYQAQHDITLPRI, from the coding sequence ATGTCCATCAAATCAGACAAGTGGATTAAGCGGATGGCGGTGGAGCATCAGATGATTGCCCCGTTCGAGGAGCGGCAGATTCGGGATGGGGTCATCTCTTACGGTTTGTCTTCATATGGATACGATATCCGGGTCGCAGACGAGTTCAAGATCTTTACCAATGTCAATACGACCATCGTGGACCCAAAGTGCTTCGACGAGCGGTCGTTCGTCGACTTCAAGGGCGATGTCTGCATTGTCCCGCCCAACTCATTCGCCTTGGCCAGAACCATCGAGTATTTCAGGATTCCTCGTAACGTCTTGACCGTCTGTCTCGGGAAAAGCTCATACGCACGCTGCGGAATCATTTTAAATGTCACCCCGTTCGAGCCGGAGTGGGAGGGGTTTGCCACCCTCGAGATCAGTAACACCACACCACTCCCCGCCAAGATCTATGCCAACGAAGGGATCGCTCAGGTGATTTTTTTTGAGAGCGATGAGCCATGCCTCGTGTCATACGGCGATAAGAAAGGGAAATATCAGGCCCAGCACGATATTACGCTGCCAAGAATTTAA
- a CDS encoding DUF1156 domain-containing protein, translated as MIPKDCKRLAEVDFPIAEVSRHAAREKSIRHGHPSTLHLWWARRPLASSRAVLLALLWPDPCDPLCPEAFKEQARELLPQVQGKVGPTDEDLRKALLKFIADFANWDLAANRNYLEVSRALVKAAHLPAPGSGRQAAYEPPLVVDPFAGGGSIPLEALRLGCEAFASDLNPVACLILKVMLEDIPRHGPKLAQELRRVGAEIKQQAEKELADFYPCLPAGRRRTPPAPEPGKFYAYVLKCSDGSFYKGHTDNLERRFKEHEGGMVDWTSTRLPVALWYFEALTSRDAAIARENYFKSGSGREWLERKFQEIEEQPIAYLWARTVRCESPNCGAEIPLVRSFWLCKKAKRRRALKHRVVRRAGEAPSVEFEVFEPKAEQDVSPGTVFKARATCISCSSVLAPARVQAQLTAQQAGASVLFDPTGARVGGARLLAIVQRSTSTDEREYRGPIAQDYLALWRASLAIGAVEPTGLAIRLNPARPSPNARGVTAPTRYGATTFRDLFSPRQRLSLGTLARLIKQLSGSDVAEVLQDCLFLALGRCADQSSAHIAWIPGIEAVGHTFPRQAIQMVWDFVESVPIASESANYLAAVEWIAKVVDAMAVAVKTPGSVNQADAGSLPLPTESAGMVFTDPPYYDAVPYADLSDFFIGWLSSSPSMRRFSSLNGGDGSAPKEQECVWNTAHSVNGHPKTSDFFEAKARECLAEARRVVGAHAIACVVFAHKTTEGWEALLSGMINGGWMIRASWPIVTERSVRTNAQNTASLGTSVHLVCRPRADDAVVGDWADVLRELPNRVGDWMERLQGEGVRGADLVFACIGPALEIFSRYTKVETADGREVTLAEYLEKVWEVVGRSALAQVLGTAEAKARNGAAGAVEEDARLTALFLWTLQSTDQGKSEKEKGKSEDVIEEVAEDIEDDEEGGEPEGKAKGYTLVFDVVRRFAQPLGIDLPKWEGRIIETKKGVVRLFSIAERGRILFGDDGVQAAAEQLEEMPSSSVTQLALFPELAAGTPTKMKGRGKGGKRVSLDVSDEALKTDREATILDRVHAAMLLQAGGRTNALRALLKAEQERGPDFLRLANAFSALYPNGSEEKRLLDAMLLAVPR; from the coding sequence ATGATTCCGAAGGACTGCAAGCGGCTGGCGGAGGTGGATTTTCCGATTGCCGAGGTGTCGCGGCATGCGGCGCGGGAGAAGTCGATCCGGCACGGGCATCCGAGCACGCTGCACCTGTGGTGGGCGCGCCGGCCGCTGGCGTCGAGCCGGGCGGTGCTGCTCGCGCTGCTGTGGCCGGACCCGTGTGATCCGTTGTGCCCGGAAGCGTTCAAGGAACAGGCGCGGGAGCTGCTGCCACAGGTCCAGGGCAAGGTCGGGCCGACGGATGAGGACCTGCGCAAGGCGCTGCTCAAGTTCATCGCAGACTTCGCGAACTGGGACCTCGCCGCGAACCGCAACTACTTAGAGGTAAGTCGCGCGCTGGTGAAGGCCGCGCACCTGCCTGCGCCGGGCTCCGGCAGGCAGGCGGCGTACGAGCCGCCGCTGGTCGTGGACCCGTTCGCAGGCGGGGGCTCGATCCCGCTCGAGGCGCTGCGGCTCGGGTGCGAGGCGTTCGCAAGCGATCTGAATCCTGTCGCCTGCCTCATCCTCAAGGTGATGCTCGAGGACATCCCGCGCCACGGGCCGAAGCTCGCCCAGGAGCTGCGCCGCGTCGGGGCGGAGATCAAGCAGCAGGCGGAGAAGGAGCTGGCCGATTTCTATCCCTGCCTGCCGGCAGGCAGGCGAAGGACCCCGCCGGCGCCAGAACCCGGAAAGTTCTATGCCTATGTCCTGAAGTGCTCGGATGGCAGCTTCTACAAAGGTCACACCGACAATCTCGAACGCCGCTTCAAAGAACACGAAGGTGGGATGGTTGATTGGACTTCGACTCGCCTGCCCGTGGCTCTCTGGTACTTCGAGGCACTCACCAGTCGAGATGCCGCGATCGCCAGGGAGAACTATTTCAAGTCTGGGAGCGGGCGCGAGTGGCTCGAACGGAAGTTTCAGGAAATCGAGGAGCAGCCCATCGCCTATCTCTGGGCGCGGACCGTGCGCTGCGAGTCACCGAACTGCGGCGCCGAGATCCCCCTCGTGCGCTCGTTCTGGTTGTGCAAGAAGGCGAAGCGCAGGCGCGCACTCAAGCACCGGGTCGTGCGGCGCGCTGGTGAGGCGCCGAGTGTGGAATTCGAGGTCTTTGAGCCGAAGGCGGAGCAAGACGTATCGCCTGGTACGGTCTTCAAAGCAAGAGCCACGTGCATCTCATGCAGTTCCGTTCTGGCCCCGGCTCGAGTGCAGGCCCAACTAACGGCCCAGCAGGCAGGTGCGAGCGTTCTCTTCGATCCCACCGGCGCGAGGGTTGGAGGGGCGAGGTTACTTGCGATTGTGCAGCGATCTACGTCCACGGATGAACGCGAGTATCGAGGCCCAATCGCACAGGACTATCTCGCGCTTTGGAGAGCGTCGCTCGCAATCGGTGCGGTGGAACCGACAGGACTAGCGATTCGGCTGAACCCAGCGCGCCCTTCTCCGAACGCCCGAGGCGTAACCGCCCCGACGCGCTATGGCGCAACCACGTTTCGTGACTTGTTCTCGCCACGTCAGCGGCTCTCATTGGGAACGCTCGCCCGACTGATCAAGCAGCTATCAGGATCCGATGTCGCCGAGGTGCTCCAGGATTGCTTGTTCTTGGCTCTGGGGCGATGTGCGGATCAGTCATCAGCCCACATTGCGTGGATTCCTGGAATCGAGGCCGTCGGACACACGTTCCCGAGGCAAGCCATTCAAATGGTGTGGGACTTTGTTGAGAGTGTTCCCATCGCCAGCGAGAGCGCAAACTACCTCGCTGCGGTCGAGTGGATCGCGAAGGTTGTTGACGCCATGGCCGTGGCTGTCAAGACCCCAGGATCGGTCAATCAAGCCGACGCCGGATCCCTGCCGTTACCGACGGAATCGGCGGGGATGGTATTTACGGACCCGCCCTACTACGACGCTGTCCCGTACGCTGACCTCTCAGACTTCTTCATCGGGTGGCTAAGTAGTTCACCAAGCATGAGGAGATTCTCCAGCCTCAATGGAGGAGATGGGTCCGCTCCCAAAGAGCAGGAGTGCGTATGGAACACTGCGCACTCCGTGAACGGCCACCCGAAGACCTCCGACTTCTTTGAGGCGAAGGCACGGGAATGTCTTGCGGAGGCACGGCGCGTAGTTGGCGCCCACGCCATTGCTTGTGTCGTGTTCGCGCACAAGACTACAGAAGGATGGGAGGCTTTACTCTCGGGAATGATCAATGGCGGGTGGATGATTCGTGCCTCATGGCCAATCGTGACCGAGCGATCGGTTCGGACCAACGCCCAGAATACGGCCTCGCTTGGAACGAGCGTTCATCTCGTCTGCCGCCCGCGTGCGGACGACGCGGTGGTCGGCGACTGGGCCGACGTGCTGCGTGAGCTGCCGAACCGCGTTGGCGACTGGATGGAGCGCCTGCAGGGTGAAGGCGTTCGTGGTGCCGATCTTGTCTTCGCCTGTATTGGCCCCGCCCTCGAGATCTTCAGTCGCTATACCAAGGTCGAGACCGCCGACGGGCGCGAGGTCACGCTCGCCGAGTACCTGGAGAAGGTCTGGGAGGTCGTCGGCCGTAGCGCTCTTGCTCAGGTGCTCGGCACCGCTGAGGCCAAAGCCCGCAACGGTGCGGCCGGCGCCGTCGAGGAAGACGCGCGGCTCACGGCACTCTTCCTGTGGACGCTCCAGAGCACTGATCAAGGAAAAAGTGAAAAGGAAAAAGGTAAAAGTGAGGACGTAATCGAGGAGGTAGCGGAAGACATTGAGGATGACGAAGAAGGCGGGGAGCCGGAGGGAAAGGCGAAAGGATATACGCTCGTGTTCGATGTCGTGCGACGGTTTGCCCAGCCGCTGGGAATCGACCTACCCAAGTGGGAGGGCCGAATCATCGAGACGAAAAAGGGAGTCGTGCGCCTGTTTTCGATAGCGGAACGCGGGAGGATTCTTTTCGGAGACGATGGCGTTCAGGCCGCTGCTGAACAGTTGGAGGAAATGCCTTCCAGTAGCGTCACGCAGCTCGCTCTCTTCCCGGAGTTGGCGGCCGGTACCCCCACGAAGATGAAGGGGCGTGGCAAGGGAGGTAAGAGGGTCAGCCTTGATGTCTCCGACGAGGCGCTCAAGACAGACCGCGAGGCCACGATCCTCGACCGCGTCCACGCGGCGATGCTGTTGCAGGCTGGCGGCCGCACGAACGCCCTGCGCGCGCTCCTCAAGGCCGAGCAGGAGCGCGGCCCAGACTTCCTGCGGCTGGCGAACGCCTTCTCTGCGCTCTATCCGAATGGGAGCGAAGAGAAGCGGCTTCTTGATGCGATGCTCTTGGCGGTCCCGAGATGA
- the lptC gene encoding LPS export ABC transporter periplasmic protein LptC, producing the protein MRTTRCIWITWIVVISVTATCAFESIVGASPASGEEKSGSTADVKITKFHLVETKDGKTLWEVWGDRGEIFEKGDVAKVVKVANPVTVVLYSEHSKLTTWSDSARVNMRTKDIRLEGNVTATSEQGNSLQTQSLDWSAKDRRVFTRLPVTMVRGGLTSWGVGMEAETDLERARFLSRVRSHVAPGSAELKTKAGSGARNRGAQ; encoded by the coding sequence ATGCGAACGACTCGGTGTATATGGATAACGTGGATCGTAGTGATATCGGTAACCGCTACGTGTGCTTTTGAGTCGATCGTCGGTGCGTCACCGGCATCCGGTGAGGAAAAATCAGGCTCCACAGCAGACGTCAAGATCACCAAATTCCATCTGGTAGAAACGAAGGATGGCAAGACGCTCTGGGAGGTGTGGGGCGATCGCGGTGAGATCTTTGAAAAGGGAGATGTCGCGAAGGTGGTGAAGGTCGCTAATCCGGTGACCGTAGTGCTCTATTCAGAGCATAGCAAATTGACGACCTGGTCCGATAGCGCCCGGGTGAATATGCGGACGAAAGATATCCGTTTGGAAGGTAATGTGACGGCGACTTCGGAGCAGGGCAACAGTCTGCAGACCCAGTCCCTGGACTGGTCGGCCAAGGATCGTCGAGTGTTCACTCGATTGCCCGTGACGATGGTCAGGGGCGGCCTGACGAGTTGGGGCGTGGGAATGGAGGCGGAGACCGATCTTGAACGCGCGAGGTTTTTAAGTCGGGTGCGATCGCATGTGGCTCCCGGTAGCGCTGAGCTGAAGACGAAAGCCGGTTCTGGTGCGCGAAACCGAGGAGCTCAGTGA
- a CDS encoding OstA-like protein, whose amino-acid sequence MSYRGWICAVVVLVNLVLPVGFGFAQEQQQAKNPVTITSDRLEVNRKLHTAVYAGNVMADDKDRSMVVLADKMEFLFDEKMERIQKGIATGNVRVTIKEKRITADRLELFPDEDKAVLTGNPRAWQDNDLITGTKMTIFSKEDRAVVEGDPSKRVTAILYPKADGAARSEPQAPDKTDKPATTQGGS is encoded by the coding sequence GTGAGCTACCGCGGTTGGATCTGCGCCGTCGTTGTACTGGTGAATCTGGTCTTACCGGTCGGTTTCGGGTTCGCCCAGGAGCAGCAGCAAGCCAAGAATCCTGTGACGATTACCTCGGATCGCCTGGAGGTGAACCGGAAGCTTCATACTGCGGTCTATGCCGGGAACGTGATGGCTGACGATAAGGATCGAAGTATGGTTGTGCTGGCTGATAAAATGGAGTTCCTCTTCGATGAGAAGATGGAGCGGATCCAAAAGGGGATCGCCACCGGCAACGTCAGGGTCACCATTAAGGAGAAAAGGATCACCGCGGATCGACTCGAGCTGTTTCCTGATGAAGATAAGGCAGTCCTGACAGGGAATCCCAGGGCATGGCAGGATAACGATCTTATTACCGGAACGAAGATGACGATTTTCTCGAAGGAGGACAGGGCGGTCGTCGAAGGCGATCCCTCGAAGCGCGTAACGGCGATCCTCTATCCCAAGGCCGATGGGGCGGCGCGATCTGAGCCGCAAGCGCCCGATAAGACTGACAAACCGGCAACGACGCAGGGGGGATCCTGA
- a CDS encoding ATP-binding protein has protein sequence MEPWYKVATPRKEVREGRSFNPDEFAIALEQVVAGTAPEDYRDPAQFFARTCFTRALREHAGMVLRRLSGKTENTAPVLTLITQFGGGKTHTLTAVYHLAKSGDKAAGFSGVSDLLREAGLSSVPEARVAVFVGNAWDPRPGRETPWIDIARQLAGDKGVEALGQAALTTPPGTEAIARVFQAAAAPVLLLFDEVLNFMNRHRGSAESFHAFIQNLTVATTGTTHGAAMISLPRSQVEMTEWDQEWQERISKVVRRVAKDLIANDETEISEVVRRRLFQDLGSEKIRKNVAKAFGDWCFERRAQLPPEWTAVDTAATEAKAREFLRHRFETCYPFHPATLSVFQRKWQALPQYQQTRGTLAMLAQWISIAAQDAYCKARTEPLITLGSAPLAEPGFRSVVLGQLGESRLVAAIDADIAGEQAHTKVLDADTKGPFRDIHRRVGTAILFESSGGQSDKVAHLPELRFALGEPELDTTSIDNAALALEDRSYFIRKAGSDGFRIGYLPTMKKVVSDRRASLDEETEVKPAMRKLVDDEFRRGASILVVPFPGEGAEIPDTPRLSLVVADPEVEWSGGGSLRAQIAEWTRQRGKSPRLYPGALVWCLKKPGRDLREKIELWLAWKRVAREVTDGTLGGDFDKINRAELQSKVKDAEEAAKDGVWGDYRFAVVADGQETDGLKVIDLGAGHSSSGKTQCGRVIEALKSEALLNESVGASYIERNWPPALKESGVWPLASLRQSFLNGSLTRLVDPDAILRGRIVEFVSRGEFGLASGQGANLPAASGAAQAGGTYERVWFHELVAPDEVAFEAGMFLLRKVVAEALKSGASPKLTPEPKPQPSPEDIVSPEPLDAHRPESVPDIQVKTIRLVGTIPPEVWNRLGTKILPRLRSGADLKVGVEFSATVNATSAGSLASELRQILQELGLADLVRIE, from the coding sequence ATGGAGCCGTGGTACAAGGTCGCCACACCGCGCAAGGAAGTCCGTGAAGGTCGCTCGTTCAACCCGGACGAGTTCGCCATTGCCCTCGAGCAGGTCGTGGCCGGGACCGCGCCGGAGGACTACCGCGACCCGGCCCAGTTTTTCGCCCGCACCTGCTTCACGCGGGCGCTGCGTGAGCACGCCGGGATGGTCCTGCGCCGACTCTCGGGCAAGACCGAGAACACTGCGCCGGTGCTCACGCTCATCACGCAGTTCGGCGGGGGCAAGACGCATACGCTGACGGCGGTCTATCACCTCGCCAAGAGCGGGGACAAGGCAGCCGGGTTCAGCGGCGTCTCCGACTTACTGAGGGAGGCTGGGCTCTCTTCGGTTCCGGAGGCGCGTGTCGCCGTCTTCGTGGGCAACGCCTGGGATCCGCGGCCGGGCCGCGAGACGCCATGGATCGACATTGCCAGGCAGCTCGCGGGCGATAAGGGCGTCGAGGCGCTCGGCCAGGCGGCACTGACTACACCGCCCGGGACTGAGGCGATTGCGCGAGTCTTCCAGGCCGCCGCGGCGCCGGTGCTCCTACTCTTTGATGAGGTGCTCAACTTCATGAACCGCCATCGCGGGAGCGCCGAGTCGTTCCACGCCTTCATTCAGAACCTGACCGTTGCGACGACAGGCACGACTCACGGCGCTGCGATGATCAGCCTGCCGCGCAGTCAGGTCGAGATGACCGAGTGGGACCAGGAGTGGCAAGAGCGGATCTCGAAGGTCGTGCGGCGCGTCGCCAAGGATTTGATCGCCAACGACGAGACCGAGATCAGCGAGGTCGTCCGGCGGCGGCTCTTCCAAGATCTGGGCAGCGAGAAGATCCGGAAAAACGTCGCCAAGGCCTTCGGCGATTGGTGCTTCGAGCGACGGGCGCAGCTCCCACCTGAATGGACGGCGGTCGACACGGCCGCGACCGAGGCCAAGGCGCGGGAGTTCCTGCGACATCGCTTTGAGACTTGCTACCCGTTCCATCCGGCGACGCTGTCGGTGTTCCAGCGCAAGTGGCAGGCGCTGCCGCAGTACCAGCAGACGCGCGGTACTCTGGCGATGCTGGCCCAGTGGATTTCGATCGCCGCGCAGGACGCCTACTGCAAGGCGCGCACCGAGCCGCTCATCACGCTCGGCTCGGCACCGCTCGCCGAGCCGGGATTCCGAAGTGTGGTGCTGGGTCAACTGGGCGAGTCGCGTCTCGTTGCCGCCATCGATGCAGACATCGCCGGCGAGCAGGCGCACACAAAAGTGCTTGACGCCGACACCAAGGGACCATTTCGGGACATTCACCGCCGCGTCGGTACCGCTATTCTCTTTGAGTCGTCGGGCGGGCAGTCCGACAAGGTCGCGCATCTACCCGAGCTGCGCTTCGCCCTCGGCGAGCCCGAATTGGACACAACGTCAATCGACAACGCCGCGTTGGCACTCGAGGATCGCTCCTACTTCATCCGCAAGGCGGGCTCGGACGGTTTCCGGATCGGCTACCTGCCCACGATGAAAAAGGTGGTGAGCGACCGGCGTGCGTCACTGGACGAAGAGACAGAGGTCAAGCCTGCTATGCGGAAGCTTGTCGATGACGAGTTCCGGCGAGGGGCGAGTATTCTCGTTGTGCCATTCCCTGGCGAAGGAGCGGAAATCCCGGACACGCCCAGGCTGAGCCTTGTGGTTGCCGATCCCGAGGTGGAGTGGTCTGGCGGTGGGTCGCTGCGTGCGCAGATTGCCGAATGGACACGTCAGCGCGGCAAGTCGCCACGGCTCTACCCGGGCGCCCTCGTCTGGTGCCTCAAGAAGCCCGGCCGCGATCTGCGGGAGAAGATCGAGTTGTGGCTCGCATGGAAGCGGGTGGCACGGGAAGTCACCGACGGAACGCTCGGCGGCGACTTCGACAAGATCAATCGGGCAGAGCTCCAGTCGAAGGTCAAGGACGCAGAGGAGGCCGCCAAAGACGGCGTCTGGGGCGACTACCGCTTCGCCGTCGTCGCGGACGGGCAGGAGACAGACGGTCTCAAGGTCATCGACCTGGGCGCGGGGCACTCTTCCAGCGGCAAGACGCAGTGTGGCCGAGTCATCGAGGCGCTCAAGTCCGAGGCGCTGCTGAACGAGTCCGTCGGCGCCAGCTACATTGAGCGCAATTGGCCCCCGGCGCTCAAGGAGTCAGGGGTGTGGCCGCTTGCAAGCCTGCGGCAGAGCTTCCTCAACGGCTCGCTCACGCGCCTCGTCGATCCCGACGCAATCCTGCGCGGCAGGATCGTCGAGTTCGTCAGCCGCGGCGAGTTCGGGCTCGCGTCGGGGCAGGGAGCCAACCTGCCTGCCGCGTCGGGCGCGGCGCAGGCAGGCGGCACCTACGAGCGGGTATGGTTCCATGAGCTTGTGGCGCCGGACGAGGTCGCCTTCGAGGCTGGTATGTTCCTACTGAGAAAGGTCGTGGCGGAGGCGCTGAAGTCGGGTGCGTCACCAAAGCTCACGCCGGAGCCCAAGCCCCAACCCAGCCCAGAGGATATTGTATCCCCTGAGCCACTCGACGCGCATAGGCCCGAGTCAGTACCGGACATCCAGGTGAAGACTATCCGTCTTGTGGGCACCATTCCTCCCGAAGTCTGGAACCGCCTCGGGACAAAAATCCTGCCGAGGCTTCGGTCTGGTGCCGACCTCAAGGTTGGCGTGGAGTTCTCGGCCACGGTCAACGCGACCAGCGCCGGCAGCTTGGCATCGGAGCTACGGCAGATCCTGCAAGAACTCGGACTGGCCGATCTGGTGCGAATCGAATAG
- a CDS encoding HEPN domain-containing protein: MAYEELRERGLVEEIRPDFRQVSMLLVRASKDLATAGANINIDKEWAYIIAYQAMLRAAKALVMAEGWRAKGRDQARTFVILIGEILGEEGRALVNGFDRMRRKRQDLMEEPQTPIPRYEVEGALKDSQVLIERLVELARQKNPQLAFL; encoded by the coding sequence ATGGCCTATGAGGAACTTCGAGAACGGGGGCTGGTTGAGGAAATTAGGCCCGACTTCCGCCAGGTCTCGATGCTGCTCGTGCGGGCGTCGAAAGATTTAGCGACCGCTGGAGCAAATATAAATATTGATAAGGAGTGGGCATATATCATTGCCTATCAGGCGATGCTGAGAGCGGCGAAGGCGTTGGTGATGGCTGAAGGGTGGCGAGCAAAGGGTCGTGATCAGGCGAGAACATTCGTCATATTAATTGGAGAGATATTGGGTGAAGAAGGACGAGCGCTCGTCAACGGTTTCGATCGCATGCGTCGTAAGCGACAGGACCTTATGGAGGAACCGCAGACGCCGATTCCTCGATACGAGGTTGAGGGAGCGCTTAAAGATTCGCAGGTCTTAATTGAGAGGCTGGTGGAGCTTGCGCGTCAGAAAAATCCACAGTTAGCGTTCTTGTAG